The following coding sequences are from one Shewanella violacea DSS12 window:
- the rfbC gene encoding dTDP-4-dehydrorhamnose 3,5-epimerase: protein MNITDTPIADLKLLSPRVHEDERGCFCETFRDSWFRQQIADVTFVQENHSRSIKGCLRGLHFQSPRSQGKLIRVVVGEIFDVAVDLRKHSPSLGQWFGTYLSAKNRQQMWLPAGFAHGFYVTSDSAEIIYKCTDYYAPEFEKTLTWDDDTLAIDWPLRGQLPILSSKDKIGLSFDDITQGL from the coding sequence ATGAACATCACTGACACGCCGATAGCAGATTTAAAACTACTTTCTCCTCGCGTCCATGAAGACGAGCGGGGCTGTTTCTGCGAAACTTTCCGTGACTCCTGGTTTAGGCAGCAGATAGCCGATGTCACTTTCGTGCAGGAGAACCATAGCCGCTCGATTAAAGGCTGCTTAAGAGGCTTACATTTTCAATCACCACGCAGCCAAGGCAAGTTAATACGTGTGGTCGTTGGTGAGATATTCGATGTTGCGGTCGATCTACGCAAACACAGTCCTAGCTTAGGTCAATGGTTCGGTACATATCTATCGGCAAAAAATCGTCAGCAGATGTGGCTTCCAGCAGGCTTTGCCCACGGCTTTTATGTTACTTCAGATTCTGCGGAGATAATCTACAAGTGTACCGATTATTATGCCCCTGAGTTCGAGAAAACCCTCACTTGGGACGATGACACTCTTGCCATAGACTGGCCCCTTCGGGGACAATTACCCATATTATCAAGCAAAGATAAAATAGGGCTTTCCTTCGATGACATAACCCAGGGCTTGTGA
- a CDS encoding glycosyltransferase family 2 protein, whose protein sequence is MTVSLIITTYNWPKALDRVLKSTLIQSIQPDEIIIADDGSSEATKHVIDKHRAKTNISIIHSWQEDKGFRLSRSRNNAISKSSMDYIILIDGDMVLERHFIADHIKHSERGFFAVGKRVRLSESMTSKQLSLPGEISPFSKGISRGREHSIRLPLLSKLFSKTQMNSVSSIQSCNIAFWKLDAISINGFNNDFVGWGPEDKEFSLRLLNNGILRKNIKFSAIAFHLYHKENSKGMLKVNTDILALCLAQKSNWCSNGLNEFSKTKPAL, encoded by the coding sequence ATGACAGTATCTTTAATTATTACGACTTATAATTGGCCTAAAGCACTAGATAGGGTCTTAAAAAGCACGTTAATACAATCAATTCAACCAGATGAAATCATCATTGCCGATGACGGTTCGAGTGAAGCGACCAAGCATGTTATAGATAAGCATAGAGCTAAAACTAATATTTCAATTATCCACAGTTGGCAAGAAGATAAGGGGTTTAGACTCTCACGCAGTAGAAATAACGCAATATCTAAATCAAGCATGGATTATATTATTCTAATCGATGGAGATATGGTGCTTGAACGACACTTTATCGCCGACCATATAAAGCATTCAGAACGCGGATTTTTTGCCGTTGGAAAACGCGTCAGATTATCGGAAAGCATGACCAGTAAACAATTATCCCTCCCAGGTGAAATATCGCCATTTAGCAAAGGCATTTCCAGAGGTAGGGAACATTCGATACGATTGCCATTACTGTCTAAGCTATTCAGCAAGACTCAAATGAATTCAGTGAGCAGTATACAAAGCTGCAATATCGCCTTTTGGAAACTTGATGCCATCAGTATTAATGGTTTTAACAATGACTTTGTTGGTTGGGGCCCAGAGGATAAAGAATTTTCATTACGATTGCTAAATAATGGTATTTTAAGAAAAAACATAAAGTTTAGTGCCATTGCATTCCATCTCTATCACAAGGAAAATTCTAAGGGAATGCTAAAAGTAAATACTGATATTTTGGCTCTGTGTCTGGCTCAAAAATCCAACTGGTGTAGCAATGGACTAAACGAGTTCTCTAAAACCAAGCCGGCATTGTAG
- the rfbD gene encoding dTDP-4-dehydrorhamnose reductase gives MTSIARTLIIGKHGQLAQALIASKPRYINATAIGRDDVDIGSLDSILAAIEQTHADLIINTAAYTQVDMAESRRDLAFSVNRDGAGNIALAAKLTQTRLIHLSTDYVFNGQKNKAYCVDDESSAINVYGTSKQAGEQAVIAANYEKACIVRSSWLYSQFGSNFVKTMLKLITEQPELSVINDQISCPTSASELGLFIWNLSQEENLAPIYHWSDAGTASWYEFALEIQGIALSLGKLDTRIPIKPISSSQFPSAASRPKFSLLDITASRQIMTAKPWQENLAAVLKQL, from the coding sequence ATGACGTCGATAGCGCGCACCCTAATCATAGGTAAGCATGGTCAACTAGCCCAAGCCTTAATCGCCAGTAAGCCAAGATATATAAATGCTACGGCCATTGGCCGAGATGATGTAGATATCGGCTCATTAGACTCAATTTTAGCTGCGATTGAACAGACCCACGCTGACCTCATTATCAATACAGCCGCCTATACCCAAGTGGACATGGCAGAATCACGGCGAGACCTGGCATTTTCAGTCAATCGAGATGGCGCAGGCAATATCGCATTGGCGGCAAAACTGACCCAAACTCGCTTGATTCACCTTTCAACTGATTACGTATTTAACGGCCAGAAAAATAAGGCCTATTGCGTCGATGATGAATCTAGTGCGATCAATGTATATGGCACCTCTAAACAAGCCGGAGAACAAGCCGTCATAGCCGCTAACTATGAGAAGGCCTGTATAGTACGCAGTTCTTGGCTCTACTCCCAATTTGGCTCTAATTTCGTCAAGACTATGCTAAAGCTCATAACAGAACAGCCAGAACTATCGGTTATTAATGACCAGATATCTTGCCCTACCTCAGCATCTGAACTAGGCCTGTTTATCTGGAATCTGAGTCAAGAAGAAAACTTAGCTCCTATCTATCACTGGAGTGATGCCGGTACCGCTAGTTGGTATGAATTCGCCCTAGAAATTCAAGGTATAGCACTAAGCTTAGGTAAACTTGATACTCGTATTCCAATTAAGCCCATCTCATCAAGTCAATTTCCTAGTGCCGCCTCACGCCCTAAATTTAGCTTGCTCGATATAACGGCATCCAGGCAAATAATGACGGCTAAACCTTGGCAAGAGAATCTGGCTGCAGTGCTGAAACAGCTATAA
- a CDS encoding glycosyltransferase family 9 protein, whose product MSLNLANINSLCLLRLSAIGDVCHAVAMVQAIQRQYPKLKITWVIGKIEYQLLKHLNGVDFVIFDKSQGWRSYFKLRGDLAGKKFDVLLHMQVALRATIASLAISAKVRIGFDRARAKEGQWLVTNQSVEPLATPHVLEGFMGFAKVLGVTDLTPKWDIPVPVADTEFAKKMLPDGDKTLVICAAASKAERNWLPERYAAVAEHAISKGFRVILCGGPAALELELAKNIELSCAVPLENQVGKTSLTQLLAVLKQAAIVLAPDTGPAHMAVTQGTQVIGLYAHSNPGRTGPYASLENVVSVYHDVIASQAEGKVAWGTRAKGEELMNLISIDLVISRFDLLSHGLAD is encoded by the coding sequence ATGAGCTTAAATCTAGCTAATATCAATTCTCTGTGTTTGTTACGCTTGTCTGCAATCGGCGATGTGTGTCATGCCGTGGCTATGGTGCAGGCGATACAGAGGCAATATCCTAAGCTTAAGATAACTTGGGTTATCGGTAAGATAGAATATCAGTTGCTTAAGCATCTTAATGGTGTTGATTTTGTCATTTTTGACAAGTCACAGGGCTGGCGTAGCTACTTCAAGTTACGCGGGGATTTGGCGGGGAAAAAATTTGATGTGCTGCTGCATATGCAGGTGGCCTTAAGAGCGACAATAGCTTCACTGGCTATATCTGCCAAGGTTCGGATCGGCTTCGATCGCGCACGAGCGAAAGAGGGGCAATGGCTGGTGACTAATCAGAGTGTCGAGCCTCTTGCCACTCCCCATGTGCTTGAAGGCTTTATGGGCTTCGCTAAGGTATTAGGGGTGACAGACCTCACCCCTAAGTGGGATATCCCTGTTCCTGTCGCAGATACCGAATTTGCTAAGAAGATGCTCCCCGATGGCGATAAAACCTTAGTTATCTGCGCCGCCGCCAGTAAGGCTGAACGCAACTGGCTGCCTGAGCGCTACGCCGCGGTGGCAGAGCATGCGATATCTAAAGGCTTCCGGGTCATCTTGTGTGGTGGGCCTGCCGCTTTAGAGCTTGAGTTAGCCAAGAATATTGAACTCTCCTGTGCCGTTCCCCTGGAGAACCAGGTCGGCAAAACCTCGTTGACTCAATTATTAGCTGTATTAAAGCAAGCCGCAATTGTACTAGCCCCCGATACTGGACCTGCACATATGGCTGTGACTCAAGGCACCCAGGTCATTGGGCTATACGCACATTCAAACCCTGGGCGTACTGGTCCATACGCAAGTCTGGAAAATGTAGTGAGTGTGTACCATGATGTTATCGCGAGTCAGGCAGAGGGAAAGGTGGCATGGGGAACTAGAGCCAAGGGCGAGGAACTAATGAATCTGATATCTATAGATTTGGTTATATCACGCTTTGACTTACTATCGCATGGGCTGGCTGACTAG
- a CDS encoding glycosyltransferase family 9 protein: MLLAPKILFVPVSTTEGIGEFMRSKIIADEVMNRWPKAKIDFVLNRHVSYIGDCPYSTHLVDDTPTKKIREVNQLITELKPDLVIFDAAGRKAQLKHAHNMGAKVIFISQHRRKRSRGMKIARARVTDSHWVVQPKFVIGDISRFDKFLLGLIKRKHPIYTGSIFTSPTSEQQKALFDQYDIKQGEYLLYSAGSGGHSLKNGLAADLFAQVAKTIFRETGIPSLMVFGPNYPKSLPDLEGVIAIPHLNTCEFINLLAGAKAAILSGGDTMLQSIALKIPTLAVAISKDQPGRINSCVAANLILACGSEQLDILTKTRQLLEVEYLKNLQEKMAVLNDINGLDIGMSEIARLLGCSES; the protein is encoded by the coding sequence ATGTTGTTGGCACCGAAAATTTTGTTTGTACCAGTATCTACCACCGAAGGAATTGGTGAGTTTATGCGCTCTAAAATCATCGCCGATGAGGTGATGAATCGCTGGCCAAAAGCGAAAATTGATTTCGTTCTAAATCGACATGTTTCTTATATTGGTGATTGTCCATATTCAACTCACCTAGTCGATGATACGCCAACTAAAAAAATTCGTGAAGTTAATCAGCTAATAACTGAACTTAAGCCAGATCTGGTTATTTTCGATGCTGCGGGTCGTAAAGCCCAACTTAAGCACGCCCATAACATGGGGGCCAAGGTTATTTTTATTAGCCAGCACCGTAGAAAGCGATCCCGTGGAATGAAGATTGCTCGAGCTCGGGTGACAGACAGTCATTGGGTCGTGCAGCCCAAGTTTGTTATTGGAGATATCAGTCGATTCGATAAGTTTCTGCTAGGGCTGATTAAGCGAAAACATCCGATATATACGGGAAGTATCTTCACATCGCCAACCAGTGAGCAGCAGAAAGCTCTCTTTGATCAATATGATATTAAGCAAGGTGAATACCTGCTATATAGTGCAGGTTCTGGCGGTCACAGCTTAAAAAATGGATTGGCAGCCGACCTTTTTGCTCAAGTGGCTAAGACTATTTTCCGAGAAACTGGCATACCGAGTTTAATGGTTTTTGGGCCAAACTACCCGAAATCTCTACCAGATCTGGAAGGGGTAATTGCAATCCCTCATCTTAATACCTGTGAATTTATTAACCTACTGGCTGGTGCCAAGGCTGCTATTTTGAGTGGTGGCGATACCATGTTGCAATCCATAGCCCTAAAAATACCGACACTCGCAGTGGCTATCTCTAAAGATCAGCCTGGTCGTATCAATAGCTGTGTTGCAGCTAACTTGATCTTAGCCTGTGGAAGTGAACAGCTAGATATACTGACTAAAACACGTCAGTTGCTTGAAGTGGAATATCTCAAG
- a CDS encoding GDP-mannose 4,6-dehydratase, with amino-acid sequence MILVTGFIGSALIRFLINETSDAVINLNKLTYTGNIESMTSIEADWRYQFIHGDLCNSELVDSVLTRYSPAIVMYLAA; translated from the coding sequence ATAATTTTAGTCACTGGCTTTATCGGTTCGGCATTAATACGCTTCCTGATAAATGAGACGTCTGATGCAGTCATCAACTTAAATAAGCTAACATATACAGGTAACATTGAGTCAATGACTAGTATCGAGGCCGACTGGCGCTACCAGTTTATCCATGGGGATCTCTGCAATAGTGAGCTTGTCGATAGCGTATTGACCCGATATAGTCCAGCTATCGTCATGTATCTGGCAGCCTGA
- a CDS encoding 3-deoxy-D-manno-octulosonic acid kinase yields the protein MQIKQTSQGAIAYCVTAAQAITTEWFDVSFWQQLGAVTGSSKGRYTTWFVKPALNKADTESEWVLRHYYRGGLIEKLSKDKYLFTGLHRTRAVAELALLTQLFNEGFSVPRPIAANVERSGLHYRADIIIERVEGAQDLVARLSKEVMTDQQWRQLGSCIAKFHQRGVYHADLNAKNILITDDEFYLIDFDRGEIRAPKTKWQTANLSRLLRSFNKEKGKLPALAFTESNWQELLKGYSKP from the coding sequence ATGCAGATAAAACAGACCAGCCAAGGCGCCATTGCATATTGCGTCACCGCCGCACAAGCAATCACCACAGAATGGTTCGATGTTAGTTTTTGGCAACAGCTAGGTGCCGTCACAGGCTCATCTAAGGGGCGCTATACTACCTGGTTTGTGAAACCGGCTCTAAATAAAGCGGATACAGAAAGTGAATGGGTGTTACGCCATTACTATCGCGGTGGACTGATAGAGAAACTAAGCAAGGACAAATACCTGTTTACAGGATTACACCGGACGCGAGCGGTGGCAGAGCTAGCTCTGCTTACTCAGCTATTTAATGAAGGTTTCTCGGTACCCAGACCCATAGCCGCCAATGTTGAACGCAGCGGTCTGCACTACCGCGCCGATATCATTATCGAACGGGTTGAAGGGGCACAAGATCTTGTAGCCAGGCTGAGCAAAGAAGTCATGACTGACCAGCAGTGGCGACAATTAGGAAGCTGCATAGCTAAGTTCCACCAGCGCGGTGTATATCACGCCGATCTCAACGCCAAAAATATCCTAATCACAGATGATGAATTCTATCTTATCGACTTCGATAGAGGCGAGATCCGAGCGCCGAAGACTAAGTGGCAAACTGCCAACCTTAGCCGCTTGTTACGCTCATTCAACAAGGAAAAGGGCAAACTGCCAGCCTTGGCATTCACCGAATCTAACTGGCAAGAGTTACTAAAAGGTTACTCGAAACCTTAG
- the waaA gene encoding lipid IV(A) 3-deoxy-D-manno-octulosonic acid transferase translates to MNRFFYSVLLYLLLPLLVLYLAIRAIKSADYRGRWGERFGLTSLKQSDLLIHCVSMGETLAAIPLIKAIQAAFPQLTITVTTTSPTGSAEVVKAFGSSVQHCYLPFDISICVRRFLKQVAPKSCIIMETELWPNLVHQASKSGIKLMLANARLSEKSAEKYRKQAKLTLPMLQSLDLIAAQSEQAAERFIDLGVKPENISVCGSLKFDLSISAEKIEQAKTLRLEWHKSDCPIWVAGSVHPGEFEAILNAHRQLLADKPDALLIMVPRHPEQFNAAANKIDGAGFNLSRRSLNESLQPNTQVLLGDTMGELLTFYGAADQAFVGGTLIDNGGHNPLEPAALGLPVFVGPQHWDFAEITGLLEDAGALKVIASESELAGELISKFNDQAAYEAASEAGLKVVSANRGALKQQFELAKQLNDLK, encoded by the coding sequence ATGAATCGTTTTTTCTACTCTGTCTTGCTCTACCTTTTACTGCCGTTATTGGTGTTATATTTAGCCATACGTGCAATTAAGAGCGCTGACTATCGTGGACGTTGGGGGGAGAGGTTTGGCCTGACATCACTCAAGCAAAGCGATCTGCTCATTCATTGTGTGTCCATGGGGGAGACGTTGGCGGCAATCCCTTTAATTAAAGCGATTCAAGCAGCATTTCCCCAGCTGACAATTACTGTGACTACCACAAGTCCTACCGGTTCCGCCGAGGTGGTAAAAGCCTTTGGTTCTAGTGTGCAGCATTGTTACTTACCCTTCGATATCTCAATCTGTGTTAGACGTTTCCTCAAGCAGGTCGCGCCTAAATCTTGCATTATCATGGAGACAGAGCTCTGGCCTAACTTGGTTCATCAGGCATCGAAATCTGGGATCAAACTAATGCTGGCGAATGCTCGCTTATCCGAAAAGTCGGCGGAAAAATATCGAAAACAAGCCAAACTAACCTTGCCCATGTTACAGAGCTTAGATCTGATAGCGGCGCAATCTGAGCAAGCGGCGGAACGTTTTATCGATCTTGGGGTAAAGCCTGAAAATATCAGTGTCTGTGGCAGTCTCAAGTTCGATCTCAGCATATCGGCAGAAAAAATAGAGCAAGCCAAGACGTTACGCCTGGAGTGGCATAAGAGCGACTGTCCTATTTGGGTGGCCGGTAGTGTGCATCCGGGAGAGTTTGAGGCCATCTTGAATGCACATCGCCAGCTATTAGCGGATAAGCCTGATGCCTTGCTTATCATGGTTCCCCGTCATCCTGAGCAGTTTAATGCCGCCGCCAATAAGATTGATGGTGCGGGATTTAACTTATCTCGCCGCAGCTTAAATGAATCGCTGCAGCCAAATACTCAAGTATTATTAGGCGATACCATGGGGGAGCTACTCACCTTCTATGGCGCCGCAGATCAAGCCTTTGTCGGTGGCACCCTGATAGACAACGGTGGCCATAATCCACTGGAGCCAGCCGCATTGGGATTACCGGTATTCGTCGGCCCCCAGCATTGGGATTTTGCTGAGATAACAGGTTTGCTAGAAGATGCCGGCGCATTGAAGGTGATTGCTTCGGAGAGTGAGCTTGCAGGTGAATTGATAAGTAAGTTCAATGACCAAGCGGCCTATGAAGCGGCCAGTGAGGCTGGACTTAAGGTTGTCAGCGCTAATAGAGGCGCGCTGAAGCAACAGTTTGAGCTCGCGAAACAATTGAACGACTTAAAATAA